In Gossypium hirsutum isolate 1008001.06 chromosome D06, Gossypium_hirsutum_v2.1, whole genome shotgun sequence, one genomic interval encodes:
- the LOC107900370 gene encoding uncharacterized protein: MAKKVQRRAASRRKLQLLRTLTNSKSVRRRSIILNVLLHFHKLKVKLEEIQREYQNLMAIRNEYFNLLKHIQIPKEVKVEKLGEDQFVVKVRCNRGGDKLVSIVEAFEELGLNVVRARVSCNHFFAMEAIVVAQDQQTTKTKDVTQAILKAIDKQGGERIPVT; the protein is encoded by the exons ATGGCAAAAAAGGTTCAAAGAAGAGCAGCATCTCGTAGAAAGCTTCAGCTTCTGCGAACTCTCACCAATTCCAAATCT GTTAGAAGGAGGTCCATCATCTTAAATGTTCTTCTCCATTTTCACAAGCTTAAAGTCAAGTTGGAAGAAATACAAAGAGAGTACCAAAACCTTATGGCAATCAGAAACGAATACTTCAATCTGTTGAAGCATATACAAATCCCAAAG GAAGTGAAAGTGGAGAAGCTTGGGGAAGATCAGTTTGTGGTTAAAGTGAGGTGCAACAGAGGAGGGGATAAGTTGGTGTCAATTGTAGAGGCGTTTGAAGAACTGGGTCTTAATGTTGTTCGAGCTAGAGTTTCTTGCAACCATTTCTTTGCCATGGAAGCCATTGTTGTGGCTCAAGACCAACAAACTACTAAAACCAAAGATGTTACTCAAGCTATTCTTAAGGCCATTGATAAGCAAGGAGGAGAGAGGATTCCTGTAACATAA